The genomic window ATCGGCCCGGACGCCACCCTGGAGGACCTGGACCGGGTCTGTGGCGAGTACCGCGTCTCCGGTCTCCCTGTCGTCGACCCGGAGGGACACCTCCTGGGGATCTGCACCAACCGTGACCTCAGGTTCACCCCGGTGGCGGAGTGGGAGCAGACCCTGGTCCGCGACGTGATGACCCCGCCCCCGCTGGTCACCGCCTCTCCCGACGTCACGCGCGAGGAGGCCACGGCCATCCTGCGGGCGCACAAGCGTGAGCGGCTGCCGCTGGTCGACGACGAGGGCCGGCTGGCCGGGCTGATCACCGTCAAGGACTTCGTGAAGTCGGAGCAGTTCCCGCATGCCAGCAAGGACGGCCAGGGTCGGCTCCTCGTCGGCGCCGCCATCGGCTACTTCGGTGATGCGTGGGAGCGGGCCACCACCCTGATCGACGCCGGCGTGGACGTGCTCGTCGCGGACACCGCCCACGGCCACGTGCGGATGCTGATCGAGATGGTGCAGCGCCTGAAGACGGACCCGGCCACCCGGCACGTCCAGGTGGTCGGCGGCAACGTCGCCACCAGGGCCGGCGCGCAGGCCTTCGTCGACGCCGGCGCCGACGCGGTCAAGGTCGGCGTCGGGCCCGGCGCGATCTGCACGACCCGCGTCGTGACCGGCATCGGGGCACCGCAGTTGACGGCCGTCTATGAGGCGTCGCTGGCAGCGCGCGAGGCCGGGGTGCCGGTGATCGCCGACGGCGGCATGAAGTACTCCGGCGACATCGCCAAGGCGCTCGTCGCCGGTGCCGAGTCGGTGATGATGGGCTCGATGCTGGCCGGCTGCGAGGAGTGCCCGGGCGAGCTGATCTTTGTCAACGGCAAGCAGTTCAAGTCCTATCGCGGCATGGGCTCGCTCGGGGCGATGAGCTCGCGCGGCAAGAAGTCCTACTCCAAGGACCGCTACTTCCAGGCCGAGGTCAGCAGCGACGACCAGATCGTCCCCGAGGGCGTGGAGGGCCGGGTGGCCTACAAGGGAGCACTCTCCAACGTGGTGCACCAGATGTCGGGCGGTCTGCGGCAGGCGATGTTCTATGTGGGAGCTGCCACCGTGCCGGATCTGCAGGAGCGCGGCAGGTTCGTGCGGATCACCCAGGCGAGCCTGCAGGAGTCACACCCGCACGACATCCAGATGACCGTCGAGGCGCCCAACTACGCCGTGGGCAGCTAAGGCCTCAGCCGAACTGCCACGACCGCTTCGACAGGCCGTACCAGAACCCGTCGACGGCGACCTCGTTGTCGAGCCCGCCGCTGGCATCGGCGACGCCGAGGGTGACATACAACGGGGCCCAGTGCTCGGTGCGCGGGTGCGCCTCGTGGGCCCCCGGCGCCCTCGTCTCGAAGTCCAGGACGGCGTCGACGTCCTGTCGCGCCAGGGCCTCGGCGGCCCACTGGTCGAACTCCTGGGAGACCTGGGGCGGCGGGGCGTCGGCCGGGTTGCGCGGGTTGAACCACTTCAGGTTGTGTGTGGTGAAGCCGGACCCGACGACCAGCGTCCCCTGGTCGCGCAGCGGGGCCAGCTTGCGGCCGATCTCGAACAGCTCCCGCGGATCCAGGGTCGGCAGCGACATCTGCAGCACCGGCACATCCGCGTCGGGGAACATCTCGACCAGCGGCACATAGGCGCCGTGATCCAGCCCGCGGCCCTCGTCCCGGTGGACCGAGTCGCCGATGATCGTGCTCACCTGGTCGGCCAGGTCGGGGGCGACCGGCGCGGCATACTCCACCTCGAAGTATTTCTGCGGGAAGCCCCAGAAGTCGTAGACCAGCGGCACCTGCTGCTGGCTCGCGCTCACGGTCAGCGGGGCGCTCTCCCAGTGCGCGGAGACCATCAGGATGTTCTTGGGTCGGGGGAGGCGGTCCGACCAGGCGTGCAGCTGGCCGGTCCACGTCGTGTCATCGGCCAGCGGCGGGGCCCCGTGGCTCAGATACAGCACGGGCTGACGCTCACTGCTGGGCTGGTGCGAGCTGTTCTGGTCCATGTGGTGCCTCCGGCCAACCGTTGACATGACGCCTGCGACAAGCCGCCGACCCAGGTGGTCCCGGCTGGGGTCACTGTATGGCGGAGGGAACCTGGTCCGCCACCTCCTGGTCGCGGGCTTGTAGCCTGAGCGGGTGAATGAGATCGAGATCGGTCGTGGCAAGCGCGGACGGCGCGCCTACTCCTTCGAGGACATCGCGGTGGTGCCGTCGCGACGGACCAGGGACCCGGAAGACGTCTCGATCAGCTGGCAGATCGACGCCTACCACTTCGAGCTGCCGGTGATCGCGGCACCGATGGACTCGGTCGTGTCCCCGCAGACCGCGATCGCGATGGGCCAGCTGGGTGGTCTGGGGGTGCTGGATCTCGAGGGACTGTGGACCCGCTATGACGACCCCACGCCGCACCTGGCCGAGATCGCCGCGTCCGCCGGTCCGGAGAGCACCGCCCTGCTGCGCAAGCTCTATGCCGCCCCGATCCGACCTGACCTGATCACCCAGCGGCTCAGGGAGATCCGGGACGCGGGGGTGACCGTGGCCGGGTCGCTGTCACCGCAGCGGACCCAGCAGTTCTGGCGCACCGTGGTCGAGGCCGGGGTCGACCTGTTCGTGATCCGCGGCACGACCGTCTCTGCCGAGCACGTCTCGAGCAACACCGAGCCGCTGAACCTCAAGCGCTTCATCTATGAGCTCGATGTCCCGGTGATCGTCGGCGGCGCTGGCACCTACACCGCGTCGCTGCACCTGATGCGGACCGGGGCCGCCGGTGTGCTCGTCGGTTTCGGCGGCGGCGCCACGCACACCACGCGCACCACCCTGGGCATCCACGCGCCCATGGCCACGGCCATCGCCGACGTCGCGGCCGCCCGGCGGGACTACCTCGACGAGTCCGGAGGCCGCTATGTGCACGTCATCGCCGACGGCGGCATGGGCCAGTCGGGCGACATCGTCAAGGCCGTGGCGTGCGGCGCGGACGCCGTCATGATCGGCGCGGCACTGGCACGGTCCCAGGAGGCTCCGGGCCAGGGCTTCCACTGGGGCTCCGAGGCGCACCACCCGTTCCTGCCACGGGGGGAGCGCGTCGAGGTGGGCACCGTCGGCACGCTCGCGGAGATCCTCAACGGCCCCGGTCGTGATGCGACCGGGACGACCAACATGATGGGCGCCCTGCGGCGGGCCATGGCCACGACCGGCTACACCGACGTCAAGGAGTTCCAGCGCGTCGAGGTCGTCGTCGCGCCCTACCAGCCGCGCTGAATGACCGGTTTCTGCGGTGGTTCGCCGTAGGCTTGGGACACACGATCCCAAGGAGTTCTCGATGCAGGTGCGCCGCGAGGCCCAGTTCGTCCGACGCCGTCGCGCCGTCGCTGCCGGTGCGACCCTGGCGATCGCCGCTGGCTCGCTCACCGCCTGCATGGCACTGGGCGGTGACGACGAGCCGGCCGCGCCGACGGCCTCGGGGGCGACGACCGCCCCGGGTGACGACGACGCGGCCGCCGAGTCTGGCAGTGTGCAGGACGGGTTCACCCAGGGCACCGGGGGCAGCGAGGGGGATGCGGCGGCGACGACCACGCAGGCTCCGGACGGCCCCGTGGCGGCACCTCCGGCCATCCCCTCCGACGAATCCTTCATGGAGCGGGTCGACTACATCACCGGCGGCATCACCCCGAAGTCGGTGGTGGCCTCCAACACGGGGCTGGTCATCGCCAACAACATGATGTACAGCCACACGTCGACGGTCTATGACGCCGAGTCCCGCGAGCTCGTCGCGACCCTGTCCGACACGATCGTGCCCGAGGAGTTCGGGGTCGAGGGGCACCCCGGCACGGCCCAGGGCTCTCCGGTCGAGGCGGCCTGGACCGACGACGGCAAGTTCGCCTACGTCTCGCAGTACACGATGTATGGCCAGAACTTCGGTGTCGAGGGCTTCGACAACTGCACCCCGGCCAGCGGCGTGGGCCCCTCCTTCCTCTATCGCTTCAACGCCGAGCTGATGGAGTGGGACCAGGTCATCAAGGTCGGGGCCGTGCCGAAGTATGTCGACATCACCCCCGACCAGCAGACGATCCTGGTCAGCAACTGGTGCGACTCCACCATCTCAGTCGTCGACCGGGAGAGTGCCCAGGAAGTCAAGACGATCCCCATTGCGGCCGCCCCGCGGGGGATCGAGGTGCTCCCGGACAACCGCACGGCCTACGTCGCGGCGATGTATGCCGACAAGCTGTTCAAGGTCGACCTCGAGACTGGTGAGTCCGAGGTGATGATGGAGACCGGGCGCAAGCCGCGGCACCTGAACCTGTCGGCGGACGGCAAGTTCCTCTTCATGGCAGTCTCCGGCAACGACACGATCTACAAGATCGACACCGAGACCGAGGAGATCGTCGACCAGGTGGTCTCCGGCCGCGAACCCCGCTCGATGATCCTGTCCTCGGACGGCACCGCGCTCTATGTCGTGAACTACTACGAGCCCTCGGTCGCCAAGATCAGCACCGACGACATGGAGGTGCTCCAGAAGGAGCCGACCGACGCCAACCCGATCGGCATCACCTACGAGCCGATCACGCACTCGGTCTGGGTGGCCTGCTACGGCGGCAGCATCTATGTCTTCGACGACACCCTGGCGACCGACCCGGACGTCTAGGTCACCTACCCTGGAGGGGTGTTGCGCACCTTCTTCACCCCCCGCTGGCTCGGCCTGCTGGCTGTCGTGGCCGCAGTCTGTGTCGGGTTCGGCTGGCTGGGGGCCTGGCAGCTGTCGGTGGCGCAGCACGATGTGGTCGCCAGGATCCAGGCCGAGCGGGAGGCGCTCGTCGAGGCACCGCTGCAGGAGGTCCTCGCGCCGCACTCCGCGTTCACCGAGTCGGCCGCAGCCCACCCGGTCGTCGTGGAGGGGGAGTATGACGGCGCGCACCAGTTCCTCGTCCCAGGCCGGGTGCTGGAGGGCGAACCCGGGTTCTGGGTCGTGACACCCCTGCTCGTGGACGGGGGAGAGGCGGTGATCGAGGTGATGCGCGGCTTCGTCACCACGCCGGACCAGGCCGACGTGCCGCCCACCCAGCCCGTCACCGTCCGGGGGGAGCTGGCCCCGGGCGAGTCGCCATACTTCGGGCAGGATCCGCTGCCCGAGGGGCAGCGAGGCACCATCGACCTGTCCTCGATCGCCAACGAGCGGCCCGAACAGTTCTACAACGGCTTCATCTTCGCCACCTCCGAGGAGCCGCAGCTGACCTCCGCCACCGTCGAGCCGGTGCCGCCACCGGTGCTGACCGTCGGCGAGATCGACTGGCGCAACCTGGGCTACGCCCTGCAGTGGTGGGTCTTCGCGGCGTTCGCGGTGTTCATGTATGTCAAGATGCTGCGCGATGCCGCCCAGAACGATGCCGCCCAGGACGATGCCGCCCAGGACGATGCCGCCCAGGACGATGCCGCCCAGGACGATGCCGCCCAGGACGATGCCGCCCAGGACGAGGTGACGCCGACCCCCTCAGGTCCGGCGCCTACAGTGAGCAGCGCACCCGCCGACGAGAGGATCGAACCGCACCATGTCTGACCGCGCCAAGCTGAGGTTCTTCCAGGTGATGGCCACCGTCGTCGGCCTCGGGCTGCTGCTGCTCGTCCTGGAGATGGTGCTGTGGTACGGCTTCGACAACGACGTGCTGCGCTGGTGGGCGATGCCGCACGGCTTCCTCTACATGATCTATCTGGGGGCCGTGGCGATGCTGGGGTTCGCGCTGGGCTGGAGCCTGGGCCGGATGGTGCTGATCATGCTCGCGGGCGTCGTGCCGTTCCTCTCCTTCTGGGTCGAGTCCAGGGTGACGCGCTCGGCCCGGGCACAGATCGAGGCCAAGGAGTCGGCGACGGCGCCAGACCCGGCTAACCTGTCCCGGTGACCGACGCCCTGCAGCAACGCCCCGTCCTCGTCGTCGACTTCGGCGCGCAGTATGCCCAGCTGATCGCCCGACGGGTCCGCGAGGCCTGCGTCTACAGCGAGATCGTGCCGCACGACATGCCCGCCGAGGAGGTGCTGGCCAAGAACCCGGCCGCGCTGATCCTCTCCGGTGGCCCGTCTTCGGTGTATGCCGAGGGGGCACCCTCCCTCGACCCGGCACTGCTCACGGCCGGGGTGCCGGTGCTCGGCATCTGCTATGGCTTCCAGGCGATGACCGCCGCGCTCGGCGGGACGGTCGACAAGACCGGGCTGCGCGAGTTCGGCGAGACCCGCGCGCGGATCTCCGACACCTCCAGCACGCTCTTCGACGGTCAGCCGGACGAGCAGCCGGTCTGGATGTCGCACGGGGACTCGGTCGCGCAGGCTCCGGAGGGCACCCGCGTCACGGCATCGACGCCGGGCGCTGCCGTGGCGGCATTCGAGGACGACGAGGCACGGCGTTACGGCGTCCAGTGGCATCCGGAGGTGCTGCACTCCATCTTCGGCCAGCGGGTGCTCGAGAACTTCCTGTTGCGGGGTGCAGACATCGAGCCGACCTGGACGAGCGAGAACGTCGTGGAGGACCTCGTGGCCTCCATCCGCGAGCAGGTCGGTGACGCGCACGTCATCTGTGGGCTCTCCGGCGGTGTCGACTCCTCCGTCGCGGCAGCCCTGGTGAACCGCGCGGTGGGCGACCAGCTCACCTGCGTCTTCGTCGACCACGGGTTGCTGCGCGAGGGCGAGGCCCAGCAGGTCGAGGAGGACTTCGTTGCCGCGACCGGGGTCGACCTCGTCGTCGTCGACGCGCGCGAGCGGTTCCTGGACGCGCTGGCCGGTGTCACCGACCCGGAGACGAAACGCAAGGTCATCGGGCGGGAGTTCATCCGCGTCTTCGAGCAGGCGGCCCGGGACGTGGCGGGCTCGGCCGACGCGGAGGGGCACCCGGTCGAGTTCCTGGTGCAGGGCACGCTCTATCCCGACGTCGTGGAGTCCGGTGGCGGCAGCGGCACGGCCAACATCAAGAGCCACCACAACGTCGGCGGACTCCCCGACGACCTGCAGTTCACGCTCATCGAGCCGCTGCGCACCCTGTTCAAGGACGAGGTCCGCCAGGTGGGGCTGGAGCTGGAGGTGCCGGAGGCGATCGTCT from Ornithinimicrobium cryptoxanthini includes these protein-coding regions:
- a CDS encoding DUF3817 domain-containing protein — its product is MSDRAKLRFFQVMATVVGLGLLLLVLEMVLWYGFDNDVLRWWAMPHGFLYMIYLGAVAMLGFALGWSLGRMVLIMLAGVVPFLSFWVESRVTRSARAQIEAKESATAPDPANLSR
- the guaB gene encoding IMP dehydrogenase, encoding MTQADSRSAVPDPFQTLGLTYDDVLLLPGETDLVPEQIDTTSRLTREISLRLPLVSAAMDTVTEGRMAIAMARHGGIGILHRNLSIEDQAYQVDLVKRTQTGRITNPVTIGPDATLEDLDRVCGEYRVSGLPVVDPEGHLLGICTNRDLRFTPVAEWEQTLVRDVMTPPPLVTASPDVTREEATAILRAHKRERLPLVDDEGRLAGLITVKDFVKSEQFPHASKDGQGRLLVGAAIGYFGDAWERATTLIDAGVDVLVADTAHGHVRMLIEMVQRLKTDPATRHVQVVGGNVATRAGAQAFVDAGADAVKVGVGPGAICTTRVVTGIGAPQLTAVYEASLAAREAGVPVIADGGMKYSGDIAKALVAGAESVMMGSMLAGCEECPGELIFVNGKQFKSYRGMGSLGAMSSRGKKSYSKDRYFQAEVSSDDQIVPEGVEGRVAYKGALSNVVHQMSGGLRQAMFYVGAATVPDLQERGRFVRITQASLQESHPHDIQMTVEAPNYAVGS
- the guaA gene encoding glutamine-hydrolyzing GMP synthase, whose translation is MTDALQQRPVLVVDFGAQYAQLIARRVREACVYSEIVPHDMPAEEVLAKNPAALILSGGPSSVYAEGAPSLDPALLTAGVPVLGICYGFQAMTAALGGTVDKTGLREFGETRARISDTSSTLFDGQPDEQPVWMSHGDSVAQAPEGTRVTASTPGAAVAAFEDDEARRYGVQWHPEVLHSIFGQRVLENFLLRGADIEPTWTSENVVEDLVASIREQVGDAHVICGLSGGVDSSVAAALVNRAVGDQLTCVFVDHGLLREGEAQQVEEDFVAATGVDLVVVDARERFLDALAGVTDPETKRKVIGREFIRVFEQAARDVAGSADAEGHPVEFLVQGTLYPDVVESGGGSGTANIKSHHNVGGLPDDLQFTLIEPLRTLFKDEVRQVGLELEVPEAIVWRQPFPGPGLGIRIIGAVDAERLAILRRADAIAREELTKAGLDRDVWQCPVVLLADVRSVGVQGDGRTYGHPIVLRPVSSEDAMTADWSRLPYEVLAKVSSRITNEVEEVNRVVLDVTSKPPGTIEWE
- a CDS encoding YncE family protein, with amino-acid sequence MQVRREAQFVRRRRAVAAGATLAIAAGSLTACMALGGDDEPAAPTASGATTAPGDDDAAAESGSVQDGFTQGTGGSEGDAAATTTQAPDGPVAAPPAIPSDESFMERVDYITGGITPKSVVASNTGLVIANNMMYSHTSTVYDAESRELVATLSDTIVPEEFGVEGHPGTAQGSPVEAAWTDDGKFAYVSQYTMYGQNFGVEGFDNCTPASGVGPSFLYRFNAELMEWDQVIKVGAVPKYVDITPDQQTILVSNWCDSTISVVDRESAQEVKTIPIAAAPRGIEVLPDNRTAYVAAMYADKLFKVDLETGESEVMMETGRKPRHLNLSADGKFLFMAVSGNDTIYKIDTETEEIVDQVVSGREPRSMILSSDGTALYVVNYYEPSVAKISTDDMEVLQKEPTDANPIGITYEPITHSVWVACYGGSIYVFDDTLATDPDV
- a CDS encoding GuaB3 family IMP dehydrogenase-related protein → MNEIEIGRGKRGRRAYSFEDIAVVPSRRTRDPEDVSISWQIDAYHFELPVIAAPMDSVVSPQTAIAMGQLGGLGVLDLEGLWTRYDDPTPHLAEIAASAGPESTALLRKLYAAPIRPDLITQRLREIRDAGVTVAGSLSPQRTQQFWRTVVEAGVDLFVIRGTTVSAEHVSSNTEPLNLKRFIYELDVPVIVGGAGTYTASLHLMRTGAAGVLVGFGGGATHTTRTTLGIHAPMATAIADVAAARRDYLDESGGRYVHVIADGGMGQSGDIVKAVACGADAVMIGAALARSQEAPGQGFHWGSEAHHPFLPRGERVEVGTVGTLAEILNGPGRDATGTTNMMGALRRAMATTGYTDVKEFQRVEVVVAPYQPR
- a CDS encoding dioxygenase family protein gives rise to the protein MDQNSSHQPSSERQPVLYLSHGAPPLADDTTWTGQLHAWSDRLPRPKNILMVSAHWESAPLTVSASQQQVPLVYDFWGFPQKYFEVEYAAPVAPDLADQVSTIIGDSVHRDEGRGLDHGAYVPLVEMFPDADVPVLQMSLPTLDPRELFEIGRKLAPLRDQGTLVVGSGFTTHNLKWFNPRNPADAPPPQVSQEFDQWAAEALARQDVDAVLDFETRAPGAHEAHPRTEHWAPLYVTLGVADASGGLDNEVAVDGFWYGLSKRSWQFG
- a CDS encoding SURF1 family protein — translated: MLRTFFTPRWLGLLAVVAAVCVGFGWLGAWQLSVAQHDVVARIQAEREALVEAPLQEVLAPHSAFTESAAAHPVVVEGEYDGAHQFLVPGRVLEGEPGFWVVTPLLVDGGEAVIEVMRGFVTTPDQADVPPTQPVTVRGELAPGESPYFGQDPLPEGQRGTIDLSSIANERPEQFYNGFIFATSEEPQLTSATVEPVPPPVLTVGEIDWRNLGYALQWWVFAAFAVFMYVKMLRDAAQNDAAQDDAAQDDAAQDDAAQDDAAQDDAAQDEVTPTPSGPAPTVSSAPADERIEPHHV